Below is a genomic region from Magnetococcales bacterium.
CAGACAGGAGTGCGGTATGATGAGTCTTGCCATCAAAATTCAAGAGAGTATTCAATTGCTGCGTCAGGCTGGCAATGATTTTGCCCAGGCGCGTTTTTCCACCAGTTTTGGGGCCGAAGATCAGGTGTTGATGGATCTGATCGCCAAACATGCCCCGGAAGTGCGTGTGTTCACGTTGGATACCGGGCGGTTGCACCAGGAGACCTACGACGTGATGAACCGGACCCTGGTCCGTTACCGGATTCCGGTCCAGGTCTATTTTCCCCGTCATGATCTGCTGGAAGCGCATCTGAACACCCATGGACCCAACGCCTTTTATGAAAGCATCGAATTGCGCAAGAATTGCTGCCATGTGCGCAAGGTCGAGCCTTTGAAACGGGCCTTGCATGGGGCGGGCAGTTGGGTGACCGGCTTGCGTCGTGAACAGGCGGTCACCCGGGAAGGGTTGGCGCATCGTGCGCCGGATCCGGCTTTCGGACTGGAGAAGTTCAATCCTTTGCTGGAGTGGAGTCAGGAGGAGATCTGGAGTTACATCCACGCCAACGCGGTGCCTTACAATCTCCTGCATGACCAAAATTTTCCCAGCATCGGTTGCGCTCCATGCACCCGCGCCATCTCCGCCAACGAGGATTTGCGCGCCGGTCGCTGGTGGTGGGAATCACCCGTGACGAAAGAGTGTGGATTGCACGTCAAATCCGCCTGATCCCCATGACGGCCTCCGACAGGGGCGGAGGCCGTCAAAAATCGATTTGATTATCTCTATTGGTTATTACCGGCCCTGCCTGTTCTTGTGTTAACCTTGAAGGTCAGGTCAGACTCTGCGCGCATGGGGAGGTCAACTCCACTCCGAATCCAGGGATTCGAGAGTTGAGAGGTCGTTTTCCAAAGGAGAATGCATGATCAAAAGATCGGGTGTGTGGCCATGGGTATGGATGGTGATCGTGCTGGCACCGATCCGAGCGGTCTGGGCTGATGAACTGAAAATGGGCATGTCTTCGGCCTTCAGTGGGTTGGCGGCGGCCCTGGGCACCGGAATCCGTCAGGGGGTCGAGGCCAGGCTGGAGCAGGTCAATGCCAGCGGGGGCGTACACGGACATGTGTTGCGCCTGATTGCCCTGGATGATGGTTACGAACCCCGCCGCGCCGCCCCCAATGTGCGACAACTGATCGAAAAAGAGAATGTCCTGGCCCTGATCGGCAACGTCGGCACTCCGACGGCGGTCGTGACCGTTCCGATTGCCCAACAAGCCCACACCGTGCTGTTTGGTGCCTACAGTGGCGGTGCCCTGCTGCGCAAACAACCCCCGGATCGTCATATCATCAATTTTCGCGCAAGCTACCGTGAAGAGACGGCGGCGATGGTCACAGGATTGTTGGAATCCGGCGTTCGTCCGGAGCAGATCGCCTTTTTCACCCAGAACGACAGCTTTGGCGATGATGGTTATCATGGGGCCCTGGAGACCTTGAACGCCATGGGTTACCGGCAGGGCGACAAATTGCCCCATGGACGCTATACCCGCAACACCCTCAACGTGGAAGAGGGATTGGGCGTGATTCTGGCGGCTCCGGTGGAACCGCGGGCGATCATTCTGGTCGGCTCCTACAAGCCGTGCGCGGCTTTTGTGCGGCTGGCCAAAAAAGAGTTGCCCAAGACCGTGTTTCTCATGGTCTCCTTTGTCGGCAGTGAACCCCTGGTCCGGGAGTTGGGCGGCGATGCTGAAGGGGTGATCGTCACCCAGGTGGTGCCTTCCCTCGACGACCACAGCCCGGCGGTGCGGGAATATCGACAACTCATGGTGGAGTTGGGTATCACGCCGGGTTACCTGTCGTTGGAGGGGTATCTGATGGCGCGGTTGTTCACTCTGGGTCTGGAAAAGGTCGGTCCGGATCCAACCCGCAAAGGGGTGCTCGATGCCCTGGAAAGTCTGGGAAAGGTGGATATCGGCATGGGGTCCGGGCTGCATCTGAGTCGGGAAGAGCATCAAGCCAGCCATCATGTCTGGCCCACGATCTATCGCAATGGACAATTCGTCCCTTTGGACTGGAAGAAGGCGTGGTGAATGATGACGAATTCGCATGCGTCGGCATGGCATCGGGAGGGATTCTTCAAGGCGTTCGGTCTGACGTTGAGCATTCGTCGCATGTTGTTGGGATTGGGACTGGTAAGCGGGATTGCGATTCTGTTGCTGGCCGGCGTGGCCTTGGTCTCGAATCATCGGCTGGCCCAGTACCAGGAAGAGTTGCTCCAGGAGGCTTTTCCGGTCAGCGAGGCGGTGCGCGGCGTGTTGGAAACCGTGATGCGCTTGACCGACCGGCAACACGAGATGATGACCAGTACCTCGTATGCCGAATTCGCCCGTATTCCTCCCCGGCTTCCTTTGGAACAGAGTTTCCGGAGGGAACGCCATAATCTGGATAAGCTGTTGGAGAGATTTCCATCCTCCAGAAAGCTGCTCGGTGATCTGGATCACAATTTCGACAACCTGCTGTATGCCGATACACGCCTGACCGAGCAGAGGGAACAGTGGCTGCAAGGGATCACCTTGCTGGAGGAACGCTCCCGGCAGGTGGAACAGGAAGCGGAAACCATGATTCAAAAGGCCGAAGCCCTGGCAGGCAAGGCCCGTCTGGAAGAGCAGCGTACCCAAAGGCGGCTGCGTCCTTTGCTGGACAAGGGGTCGGCAGACCCGGCGGCCTGGGCTGGGCTGCGGCAACAGTGGCAGGAGATTCGACCCGATCTTCAGGATGCCACGACCAAAATCCGTTATGGCAGTCTGACCCTGGCGCTGCTCAGTCGGCAATTGATCATGGAACGACAGCAGGATCAGTTGATCAGCATTCGCTCCAATGGCATCGATCAGGCTTTGGGGGTGATCCGGGAGGCGTTGGCCTACCTGAAGGAAAAGGTGCCGGACCATTCGGAACTGCGGCCTTTGACGGTGGAGTTGGAGGTTCATTTTCACAACATGCCGCGTCTTTTGGTCGAGGACGAAGACTCGTTGTATGCCCTGTTGCAGACCCTGTTCCGGGACAACGAACAATTGCGGGTCGGCAATCTGCACCTGACGCAGGCGGTCACTCGGGTGATCCGGGATGTGGAACGGCTCTCTTCTCCCGCCGGGCTGTTGCGTGGAGAGATCGTGGCCGATGCGCGTCGGGTGGTCGAGGCCAACCGATGGACCCTGATTGTGGTGAGTCTGTTGGCGTCGATCCTGTTGGTCGGGGCGATTTTTTTCTTCTTGCGCTGGCTCATGGGCAGAACGGCCCAAATCATCCACGCCTTGCAAGGATGTGCCGAGGGGGACTACTCCAGGCAGGTGCCTTTGGCGGGCAATGGGGATCAATTGGATGAGATCGGCGCCACGGTCAACACCCTGGCCCAGACCCTGGATCGCCTGGAAAGCGCGGATGTGCGCAGCATCATGTCACGGACCGCCATCAATGCGTTGCTGGAAACTTCATTGTTGCCTCTGAGTCTTCACAGTTATCTCATAACTGCATTGCGGATCATTCGCAGCATTCCCTGGCTCCGGGTCTGGAACAACGATATCGCCATTTTTTTGGTGGACAAAAGAGAGTCGGAAGCGTTGCGACTGGTCGCCCACATCGGTTTTTCCGATACCGAGCAACAGTTGTGCGCGCAGGTGGCGCCCGGTTACTGTCTGTGCGGCACATCTTTGGCCTCGGGTCAGATTGTCTTTGCCGATGATGGGGATGAACGGCATGTGATTGACCACGCTGAAACCGAACGACATGGCCATTATTGCATCCCGATTCTTTCATCAGGGCGTCCTTTGGGGATTCTCACCTTGCATCTGGACAAGAATCATCGTCAGAATCCCGACGAGATCGCCCTGTTGACCACGATTGCCCATACCCTGGCCGGGGTGATCGAACGCAAGCGCATGGAAGCGCATTTGCAGCATCTGGCCCATCATGATCCTTTGACCGGTTTGCCCAACCGGACGTTGTTCCGGGAACACGCCGAGCAGTTGCATACCCTGGCGATTCGTTCCCGTTCCATTCTGGCGGTCATGCTGCTGGATCTGGATCGTTTCAAACAGGTCAACGATACCCTGGGACATGCCGCAGGGGATCAATTGTTGCTCATGGTGACGCATCGGATCAAACAGACCTTGCGTGCCTCGGATTTGCTGGCCCGTTTGGGTGGGGATGAATTCGGATTGGTGATCGAAGGCCTGCCCAATGCCTTGAATGTCGCCATCGTGGCCGAAAAAATTGTCCACAGTCTGGTACAACCGTTCCTGATTCAGGAAACCTCCTGCGCCATCGGGGTCAGCATCGGCATCGCCTTGTTTCCGGAACACGGTGACACCGTGGAAATGTTGCTCGAACGGGCCGATCAGGCCATGTATGCGGTCAAACAGAACGGGCGTAACGGTTTTCGTTACGCCCGATTGGATGACACGGAGATCGGTCTGGAGCAGGGCAGGGACTCCAGCGCCGCATCGGTTTGATGGCTCCTGTTTTCTTTTGATGGATGGGTCGGAACAGGGGTAAATTGAACATTTTATTGGTGTTGAAGAGAACTGATTTAGCATTGATGGAGATTGTATAATATTTTTATATCATTATCACTTTTTCTTGTTCTTTGTTATCATGCACCGCACAAAAAGAGAGCATGGCTTCGCGATTCTACACAAAAGACTGACAGCCTCCTCTCCCACCCCCCCCCATGATTGACAAGGAGAAGTGACCATGACCAGCGTAACGTTAAACAATCATTCCTACACCTTCAACCACAGCGGCTATCTGGTGAATCTTGCGGACTGGAATCCGGATGTGGCCGCCTTGATTGCACATCGTGAAGATGTTGAAATGACCGAGGCCCATTGGGAGGTCATCGAGATTTTGCGCTCCTATTATGAAGAGTACAAAATCGTGCCCATGATCCGAACCCTGCTCAAGGCGGTCGGCAAGCGCATGGGCCAGGAAAAAGCCAACATTCGTTACTTGTATGAGTTGTATCCCTGTGGACCGGTCATGCAGGCGCTGAAGATCGCCGGTCTCCCCATGCCTTGTTCCTGCGATTGATTCAGATAGGATCCGTGAATCCCCCCGCATGAGCGACCTTCGGGTGTCATGCGGGGGGGGTGGGACGGATGTGCGGATCGTCGTTTGAATCGGACTAAACTAATATAATAGGCTGTGAACGTGTCATCCAGGGAGGATCCAGTCATGCACTCTTCAATCAGATCGAAATTGAAGAAAATCATTTTTTCCGTCACGACGGTGACGGTTCTTGCCGCAGGAATCTTGGCCGCCCATGCCGCCGAGGTGAGTCTGTTGAATGTTTCGTATGATCCGACACGGGAGTTGTATCAGGAATTCAACCGTGCCTTTTCCCAATTCTGGCAGGCCAGAAGCGGAGATCAGGTGACGGTCAAACAGTCCCATGGGGGGTCCGGCAAGCAGGCCAGGGCTGTGATCGACGGTTTGGAGGCGGATGTCGTCACCCTGGCTTTGGCTTATGACATCGATGCCATCGCCCGGAAGGCCAAGCTGTTGCCGGAAAACTGGCGTCAGAGACTGCCCAATCAGAGTGCGCCTTATTATTCGACCATCGTCTTTTTGGTGCGCAAAGGCAATCCCAAAGGGATCCACGACTGGAATGATCTGATCCGGGAGGGGATCCAGGTGATCACGCCCAATCCCAAAACCTCGGGTGGCGCGCGTTGGAATTATCTGGCGGCTTGGGGTTATGCCCTGAAACACAACGATCAGGATCCGGCACGGGCCAGGGCCTTCGTGACCCGACTGTTCAAGAATGCACCGGTGCTCGATTCCGGAGCCAGGGGGGCCACGACCACCTTTGTCGAACGGCGCATCGGGGATGTGTTGTTGACCTGGGAAAACGAAGCCCATCTGGCCATTCAGGAGCTGGGTCCGGATCAGTTCGAGCGGGTGAATCCGTCGTTGAGCATCCTGGCGGAACCACCGGTCGCGTTGTTGGATCAGGTGGTGGACAAACGGGGAACCCGCACCGTGGCCCAGGGCTATCTTGAATATTTGTATTCCGCAGCCGGTCAACAGATTGTGGCCAAACATTTTTACCGTCCCGCCTATCCGGAGAAAGCCGGAAAAGCGGCTGAAATTTTTGAACCGATCCAGTTGTTCACCATCGACGCCGTGTTCGGAGGTTGGGATCAGGCGCAACAGATTCATTTCGCCGATGGGGGTGAGTTCGACCGGATGATGGCACCTCCGGCCAAGCCATGAAACGGATCGGTTGTCATGACCGGGTGTCGTTGACCTTGGGTGTCACGCTTTTTTATCTCGGTTTGATCGTGTTGCTGCCGTTGTCGCTGACCATCTTGATGAGTCTGCAACCCGGGCCTGAGCTGTTTTGGCGGATGATCGCTTCGCCTCGGGTATTGGCCGCTTTTCAGGTCAGTTTTTCCACCGCGCTGACGGCTGCCGCGATTAATGGGGTGTTGGGTCTTCTGACCGCCTGGGTATTGGTGCGTTATCCTTTGCCGGGCAAGAAAATTCTCGATGCCCTGGTGGATCTGCCCTTTGCCCTGCCGACCGCCGTGGCCGGAATTACCCTGGCCGCTCTTTATGCGCCCACCGGCTGGATCGGCTCCTTGCTGGCGCGGATCGGTATTCCGGTGGCGTATACGCCTTCGGGAATTGTGCTGGCGTTGACGTTCATCGGGCTGCCTTTTGTCGTGCGCACCGTGCAACCGGTGTTGCAGGCCGTGGATGGCGGGATGGAAGAGGCGGCGGCCACCCTGGGAGCCGGTCGTTGGCAGACCTTCTGGCGGGTGACTCTGCCCACCTTGATGCCGGCCTTGCTGACCGGCTTCACCATGGCGTTTGCCCGTGGATTGGGAGAGTACGGATCCGTGATTTTCATCGCCGGCAACCGTCCGTTCGTATCGGAGATCGTGCCATTGCTGATCGTCACCCATCTGGAACAGTACGACGTGGCCGGGGCCACGGCCCTGGCCATGATCATGCTGGCCGCTTCTTTCTTGTTGTTGTTGCTCATCAACCTGATGCAGGCGTGGATGAGTCGTCGTTACCCTGTTTGAGTGGGTCTGGAAATTCAAGTCATGAGTACGGTCCTTGATTGGTCGCGACACAGTGGTCAGGTCACGCGGGATCCGGTGTGGGTCCGTTGGTTCCTGAGCGGGATTGTGGTGCTGTTTCTGACCTTGTTTCTGGTGCTGCCGTTGATTTTCATTGGCGTGCAGGCCTTCAGCAAGGGGATTGATGTCTATTGGAGTGCCTTGTCCAATCCGGAC
It encodes:
- a CDS encoding phosphoadenylyl-sulfate reductase is translated as MSLAIKIQESIQLLRQAGNDFAQARFSTSFGAEDQVLMDLIAKHAPEVRVFTLDTGRLHQETYDVMNRTLVRYRIPVQVYFPRHDLLEAHLNTHGPNAFYESIELRKNCCHVRKVEPLKRALHGAGSWVTGLRREQAVTREGLAHRAPDPAFGLEKFNPLLEWSQEEIWSYIHANAVPYNLLHDQNFPSIGCAPCTRAISANEDLRAGRWWWESPVTKECGLHVKSA
- a CDS encoding ABC transporter substrate-binding protein codes for the protein MIKRSGVWPWVWMVIVLAPIRAVWADELKMGMSSAFSGLAAALGTGIRQGVEARLEQVNASGGVHGHVLRLIALDDGYEPRRAAPNVRQLIEKENVLALIGNVGTPTAVVTVPIAQQAHTVLFGAYSGGALLRKQPPDRHIINFRASYREETAAMVTGLLESGVRPEQIAFFTQNDSFGDDGYHGALETLNAMGYRQGDKLPHGRYTRNTLNVEEGLGVILAAPVEPRAIILVGSYKPCAAFVRLAKKELPKTVFLMVSFVGSEPLVRELGGDAEGVIVTQVVPSLDDHSPAVREYRQLMVELGITPGYLSLEGYLMARLFTLGLEKVGPDPTRKGVLDALESLGKVDIGMGSGLHLSREEHQASHHVWPTIYRNGQFVPLDWKKAW
- a CDS encoding diguanylate cyclase, producing the protein MMTNSHASAWHREGFFKAFGLTLSIRRMLLGLGLVSGIAILLLAGVALVSNHRLAQYQEELLQEAFPVSEAVRGVLETVMRLTDRQHEMMTSTSYAEFARIPPRLPLEQSFRRERHNLDKLLERFPSSRKLLGDLDHNFDNLLYADTRLTEQREQWLQGITLLEERSRQVEQEAETMIQKAEALAGKARLEEQRTQRRLRPLLDKGSADPAAWAGLRQQWQEIRPDLQDATTKIRYGSLTLALLSRQLIMERQQDQLISIRSNGIDQALGVIREALAYLKEKVPDHSELRPLTVELEVHFHNMPRLLVEDEDSLYALLQTLFRDNEQLRVGNLHLTQAVTRVIRDVERLSSPAGLLRGEIVADARRVVEANRWTLIVVSLLASILLVGAIFFFLRWLMGRTAQIIHALQGCAEGDYSRQVPLAGNGDQLDEIGATVNTLAQTLDRLESADVRSIMSRTAINALLETSLLPLSLHSYLITALRIIRSIPWLRVWNNDIAIFLVDKRESEALRLVAHIGFSDTEQQLCAQVAPGYCLCGTSLASGQIVFADDGDERHVIDHAETERHGHYCIPILSSGRPLGILTLHLDKNHRQNPDEIALLTTIAHTLAGVIERKRMEAHLQHLAHHDPLTGLPNRTLFREHAEQLHTLAIRSRSILAVMLLDLDRFKQVNDTLGHAAGDQLLLMVTHRIKQTLRASDLLARLGGDEFGLVIEGLPNALNVAIVAEKIVHSLVQPFLIQETSCAIGVSIGIALFPEHGDTVEMLLERADQAMYAVKQNGRNGFRYARLDDTEIGLEQGRDSSAASV
- a CDS encoding TusE/DsrC/DsvC family sulfur relay protein, giving the protein MTSVTLNNHSYTFNHSGYLVNLADWNPDVAALIAHREDVEMTEAHWEVIEILRSYYEEYKIVPMIRTLLKAVGKRMGQEKANIRYLYELYPCGPVMQALKIAGLPMPCSCD
- a CDS encoding sulfate ABC transporter substrate-binding protein — encoded protein: MHSSIRSKLKKIIFSVTTVTVLAAGILAAHAAEVSLLNVSYDPTRELYQEFNRAFSQFWQARSGDQVTVKQSHGGSGKQARAVIDGLEADVVTLALAYDIDAIARKAKLLPENWRQRLPNQSAPYYSTIVFLVRKGNPKGIHDWNDLIREGIQVITPNPKTSGGARWNYLAAWGYALKHNDQDPARARAFVTRLFKNAPVLDSGARGATTTFVERRIGDVLLTWENEAHLAIQELGPDQFERVNPSLSILAEPPVALLDQVVDKRGTRTVAQGYLEYLYSAAGQQIVAKHFYRPAYPEKAGKAAEIFEPIQLFTIDAVFGGWDQAQQIHFADGGEFDRMMAPPAKP
- the cysT gene encoding sulfate ABC transporter permease subunit CysT, translating into MKRIGCHDRVSLTLGVTLFYLGLIVLLPLSLTILMSLQPGPELFWRMIASPRVLAAFQVSFSTALTAAAINGVLGLLTAWVLVRYPLPGKKILDALVDLPFALPTAVAGITLAALYAPTGWIGSLLARIGIPVAYTPSGIVLALTFIGLPFVVRTVQPVLQAVDGGMEEAAATLGAGRWQTFWRVTLPTLMPALLTGFTMAFARGLGEYGSVIFIAGNRPFVSEIVPLLIVTHLEQYDVAGATALAMIMLAASFLLLLLINLMQAWMSRRYPV